A stretch of DNA from Vibrio sp. SS-MA-C1-2:
ACTCATAATACTTTTTTTATGCATAGTATTCTCAGAAGGGCTATCAGCTATTTTCATACCTTTCATTGGTTCCATTTTCTTATTCATTAACATCATTGCTTGTGAGTCTAAACGCTCATCCATTCCTAGAGTTAGCATCCGATTTTTCTTTACACTATTAATATTTATTGGAGGAATTGAGTTTAAAGTTTGGGGTAACTTTCCAGGTGCTTTATTACTATTTACAATGAAGCTCATTATTGAATAAGGCTTATTAAATGGTGCCATAGTCATCCCCATTTGGTTAAACGGCAATGACATTAAATCAAACGATTTTTTATCTTTTGTTGAAATAAGAATTTCATATCGCTCACCAGCAAGTATAGGTAATTCCGTCACCTTGACAGGGCTGTTTAAAAATCCCCCATCACTTGCAATAACATAAAATGCCCTTTTATCTGAGATTGTTACGTTATAGCTTCTTGCATTAGACCCATTTAAAACCCTAAACCTAATCCAGCCAGAAGGTACTTCTTTTTCAGGATAAATATCACCATTTACAAGCACTTTATCGCCAACATATCCTGTAGATACTGTTGGGATATCTAATAACTTATAATTAAAGCTGCCATCATCATTAAATTTGCGGTCTTGAATAATAATAGGAATATCATCTATTCCCCATGCTTTTGGTAATGGCAATGTATCAGAGTTTTTATCCTCAATAATAAATAAACCGGCAAGGCCTTTTGCAACTAATTCAGATGTTTTAGGGTAAATATGTGGATGATACCAACATGTACTTGCTTCTTGTTTAATCGGTAATGAAACTTTCCATGTTTTTGATGGCTTTATAATTTGATGTGGGCCGCCATCTAAACTACCTGGAATAATTAACCCATGCCAGTGTAAAGTAACATCTTCTTTCAAGTTATTATTTACATTCAACTTAATATCCTGACCTTGCTTTGCTCGAATCACTGGCCCCAAGTAATTGCCGTTAAACCCTAATGTTTTAGTTGCTTTCCCAGCTATAAAATACTTATGACCATATTGAAAGTTAAGCACAAAGGTTCCATTAGAACTCGGCTCTAAAATTGGTGGAACAAACAGTTCTTTACGCTTTAATGATTCAACTGCAAAACTAAGAGGGGTCATCATTAATCCAGCACTTCCTAGCATTAACTTCATTAAGTTTCGTCTATTCATCTTTCAGCCTCAAAATTTTCAAAAAGCATGTTTAGTAACTATAGTCAGCTTTAAGCCCACTTAAAAGTGAAAATTATTTGCATTTATATTGTTGATTACATCATGTTACATGTTAAAAATGATATGTATATTATTGAAATCTAAGTATCTAAAATATTAAATGTTCCTCATAGACTGGACATTAAGCATTTAAACTCCGATAAACACCATCTAACGTTATATCTTTTCTAACTTTTCTTTGTGTGCTCTTTATCGTATTTCTTTTTAGATAAGTTATTGCCCAATCTATTTTTTCATCTATTTCAGTTAGAGCACTATGACTAAGAGTGATTAATATTGGTAAAAACCAGACATCCACATTTTTTGCGGCTTTATAAACTGATATTTTACTTCAAAGAGCAATCGCTCTTCGTAAAATTAACGCTAAAACGCTTGTCCAAACTAAGCCTTCAATTGCTGGGTTTTTGAGTCGTTGCAAAACGTCTCCAGCTGACTCTTCTACACAAATATTTGCGGTAAAAAGGGAACGATATTAAGGAATTATGATCAGATCATTAGAACTCACTTTTTTATGGTCTTAATATGTCACTTTTTAACACTGAACAATGGGCGGCTAATCATTTTGCAAATACAGAGCTAGGTGATAAACGCAGAACTGATAGACTAAAACAAGTCGCTTCTCAGTTAGCGTCTGCGGCTAGCAAGTCTCTCGCACGGACGTGCGAGGGAGATGAATCTAAATTAGAAGGAGCTTATCGCTTGATCCGGAATGAAAATGTCAGCGCGTCCGTCATTAGAGCCAATGGGTTTAATTATACCGCTCAATTGGCCGCCGATGTCCCAGAAATACTGGCTCTAGAAGACACAACATCATTAAGCTATCGACACAGTATTGCTCCTCAATTGGGCAAGCTCGGTAAGGAAACAGATACCTCTCGTGGTTGGTGGGTTCATTCTGTGATGTTGCTTGATAGTTCGACTTCAAAGACCTTGGGGTTAATACATCAAGACTGGTGGTGCCGACCAAATGACCCAAATGATGCTGACGAAAAAGAAAGTGGTAAATGGGCAGACGCTTCTCATTTTACTCGGCAGAGGCTTAAAACTCATATGTCACGTGTTATATCCGTCTGTGACAGAGAAGCAGACATAATGAGCTATCTCGCTGATAAACAATCACATGCCGAACGTTTTGTGGTTAGGGCTAAGCACTCAAGAAAACTCATTGATGAGAGCAAGCTATTTGCGCAGATGGACAGTCAACCAATGACTGGCGGATATACCGTGGCTATACCTCAAAAAGGGATGAAAGGTGCTCGCGGTAAGACGAAAAACAGAGTATCTCGCACAGCAAATTTAACGCTAAAAGCCAGCTCTGTCACCGTTAAGTTTAATGGGCAAGAACACATTCTTAATGCGGTATATGCACAAGAGTCAGGAACGACACAAGAAAACGAGAAGCTCTCTTGGTTACTTTTGACGAGTGAGCCGATAGATACGCTAGAGCAACAGCTTCATATTATTGATATTTATACAACTCGATGGCGTATTGAGGACTTTCATAAAGCCTGGAAAACAGGTGCTGGTGTAGAAAGATTACGCATGACCTCCCCCGATAATTTAGAGCGAGCAGCCTCAATCCTAGCGTTTGAGGGCATTCGGTTGCTCCAACTTCGAGAAATTATGACTCTATCTTTGTACCTGCGAAAAAAAGGGAAGAGAGAAGAGGCTGAAGAACTAGAGAAGCAGAGTTGCCACCATGTATTAGAAAAAGATGAGTGGCGCATTTTAATGCAACACTACAAGCCCAGAGGGCACAAAGGAAAAAATGCCCCGAGCTTGAAGTGGGCGTATCAATCCATAGCAAAACTTGGTGGTTTCACAGTTACTAAAAGGACAGGAATGGCAAGTTGGACAACGATTTGGGAGGGTTGGGATAAGCTGCAATCGCAAGTTCAAGGCTACCGAGTGGCCAAGGCGATCTTTGAAGCGGAAGGATCGCTATGAGATCTGATCAAGAGACAGCGTCTCCAGTTAGTATCAGATTTTAGTTCTTTAAGTTCTATCAAGTAGATTTGTTTGGCCAATTGGCGTATGACCTACTTGTGCGGCGGTTGCTGATGTTGCCATTATCAGCAAAGAAAACAGTCTTCTCATTGCTCACCCCACTCAAACTCGGTCAGAATTGGTTGCTCGCTATCAATAGGCTGACTGCATTTGGCAAGTATCACATCGCCATCAAGAATAACTTCTCCTCGCGCTTTTTTATCGCTATTTCTTTTTTATTCAATGTAACGATTTCGCCAACCTGAACAATACGTTCATCATAGAGACACGTTTTTTCCGTCCCAGTTGCCAGCACCGGCGTAGTAATAAGTGCGAGTAAAAGTGGAGTCATAATTCAGCCTTACAATGTGTAACTGAATTAAGTATGAACGATGGTTTCGAGCCAAACCTGCGCTAACAGGATTAAAACGCACGTTTAACAAGAGAGTTTTCACATTATGGATAGGCATTATTTATTTTAAACGGCGGCAAACTATTAATAATCTGTTTACCATAGCCTTTTGTGGTTAACCGATTGTCCAGTATCACCACAATGCCTGTGTCATCTTCACTTCTAATCAGTCGTCCGACCGATTGCGTCAATGCTCGGGCAGTTGTCGGCAGTGTTAAATCGAAGAAGGGTTTGCGGCCTTGAGCGGCAATATTCTCAGAAACAACCGTCGCCAGTGGGGAATTTGGCATAGCAAAAGGAAGCTTTGTAATAATCACGTTTGTTACATATTGACGAGGCAAGTCTAATCCCTCAGAGAGCGATGAAACACCACAGAGCAATGATTTACCACCGTTATCAATAATGGATTTATGCTGTTTTATCAGTTCACTCTTGGATTTATCACCCTGCTTTAAGAGACTAAATCCTTGTTTTTCTGCTTTTTCCTTTATTGCATTACACACTTGATTCATCTGCCAATAGGAGCAGAATAGAACCAATATTGCTTTGTGTTGCCCAACACTTTTTTCTAATAAATTTTTAGATAAGTACTCGGTAAATGCAGTGGCATCAGAGGGCGAAACCTCAATATCGGGAAGGTGCAGTATTGCACTCTGTTGATAATTAAATGGTGAATCTAATTTCAACAGTTGCGCGTGCTCTGGACTACCAACTTCTTGCTTAAAAAGGTTGAAGTTATTCAACGATGACAACGTAGCTGAAGTCAATACCACATGACTTGCGTGCTCCCAAAGTTTGCTGGACAGAATTTCGCCTGGTGATAGCACGGTTGAGTTAAGCTGAAAACTGTCCGTATTGGACTTTTTATCAACCCAATTGGCAAATTGTGTGTCTTCGTCACCAGACAAGAAACCTGTTAGAACCATTTCAACTGTCTCATATCGTCCACCATAAAAGTGCCAATCAGAGAGCATGGTGGCGTGCTTAGTCGATAAACTTTGAGTATCCTTCATCTCTTTATCAATGAGCTGAATGATCTTCTTAATTGTCTTAATAAGATTGTTAGTAACATTTCGATAGTCAGATAATGGAGCCAGCAACTCCTTGTTTGGATCTCTAATAATGTAACTGCCATTGTCTTTGAATAAATTGGGGTTCGCTGCGAATAATTCATCCAGTTGATTTAATAGGGCGTTGCTATCCTGCATTAAGGGAGAGAGTGATTTCATCTCTGTTGTCATTGATGAGATGAAGGTTGCTTGATTACCCATGCTGTTAATTGTCTTAATGTGACGCTTGATAGCTTTATTTACACCATCGAGCATCTCAATTTGACCTTTTATCGAAAAACGACCTGATGTTGATTCTCTGGCGATATCTGACAGGTGGTGCGCCTCATCAATAACATAAATCGAATCTTCGGCAGCAGGCAGAATTACTCCTCCACCTTCTTTGAGATTTAAGTCAGCGAGCAATAATGCGTGGTTTACAACCAACACATCCATTTCATCAAGATTGTCTCGAACGAGATTGAATGGACATTCCGAATGACCAAGGTGTTTTTTACATCGATATCTGTCGCTTTGTACTTCTTGCCATAGACCTGCAGGGATAGCATGAGGATACGTTTCTTTGTCACCATTCCATTCATTGCTGTCCAAGAGTGACTGCATAGTAAGGAATGTTTGGTGCTCGCGTGAATCGTCAGGAAACATCGTACCAAATGACGCATCCCGACCAAGTGCGTCAAGCAATGCATGTTTACAAATATAATTCGCGCGGCCTTTGACCAGCGCGTATTTAAACGGCACATCAAAGAGTGTAGAAAATAGAGGAAGGTCTTTTTGGATTAATTGCTCCTGCAACGCAATCGTACCAGTCGATATGATCACCTTTTTATTACCAAGTGCAGGTGGTACAGCCCCGATGAGATAAGCGAGGGACTTGCCTACCCCGGTCCCGGCTTCAGCAAGAATCACACCTTTTTCTTCTGTGACCGATTTAGCAATTTCCCACGCAAGGCGTTTTTGAGAATCTCGTCCACGATAGTTTGGTATGATATCGGCACAACGATCAAATATTTTAATTAAAATATCAACTACTTCTCTATCCATGCTACATCCTATGGTTCACCTTTAGTAAGTATATGTTACTTCTGAAACTTGTAATACATCATTAACAACATTGCCCACTCAATCAGAATAAAGTACAATATTTGGTACAAATTAAAGTACAAGGTTGAAATCATGAAAGCAAGTACGATTTATGCACAGAAGGCAATATCTTCCAGTGAAGCACGTAAGCATTTCAAAGACTGCTTATCAGGTGAGCCAGTTGTGATCTTATCTAACAATGAACCTGCTGGGTATATGATGAGCGCATCCTTCTTTGAAAGCCTAATGAAAGCGTTAGAAAGTAAAAATGCCACATCAATATCTTCATTTCGTCCGATGAGTGCAAGATTAGAAGCCATTGCTCATCTCAATGTCTCTGCACTTGAGAATATTGACAACACTCAATTGGGTGAATTTGAAGAATGAGTCTTAGGCAAAAGATAAGAGTATTCAAACATAAAATTTTAATTGAATCTCTAACTCAAAATGAGCTAGACGCACTAGTTAATGACTTTAAATCTTATAAAGAAACAGGGGTTATTCCAGAGTTTTTTGGTAGAGATGAGCCATACAATCACCCACACACTCTACCAATATTAAAAACAGAAGAAGTCAAACATATTCACTTAGCAACAGAGGATGCCCCCTTTCTTCAATCAATTCAGTTTTATCAGACAAGTGATAAACATTTAGTTTACTGCCAAGGTTGGAATAATCCTCATTGCTACCTTCTCATTGCGATACTGGCACCTAATGCCCATGAACAAGCTAGAAATCGTACAATTATGTTTAACTTAGGAAAAATTGCTGAAATTTTCAGGCAACAATTTTGATATTTACTTACTATTGGCGTTTTCTTCAGTAAGATATATTATATACCGATGTCTCATTCAGCTTAATATCAATCGCTTTTGAGACAACTTCAGCCCAAAACTCGCTGGTTAATAGCGATTTAATCGAGAAAGGCTTACGTGTGTAATTCTGAATAGTGTCGAGTTGGTACTGCTCAAGCACTTCCTCTCTTAACTGGAAGTGAGTTTTAATTTCGTCAACAAAACCTAAGTCCATTGCTTCTTTACCCGTCCAAATATAACCAGTAAACAAATTCGGGTTATCAATCTGCAGTTTATCCCCACGCCCCTCAATAAGCGCATCTTTAAACTCAACATAAAGTGGCGCCAAGATTTTCGACTTAACATGGGCAACGGCTTCTGCGTTTTCCGGTAAATACGGATCTAACAATGTTTTATTTTTCCCTGCTGACAGGGTACGTCGCTCGATATCAAGCTTCGCCAATATCTTATCAAAACCCCAAGAGTCCATCCGAACGCCAATCGAGCCAATCATACTGTTACGGTGGGCAAATACCATGTCGGCGGCACTGGCCATGTACAAACACGCTGAAGCACAAACCTCACCAACCGAGAAGAAAATAGGTTTAGCGGTGGTATCACGCATGTCCATCATTGTTTGATGCAGAATTTCCGCCTGTACAGGGCTTCCGCCTGGTGAATTAGCTTCAATGATTATTGCGTGGGCAAGCGGGTCATTCATTGCCTTTTTGATGGCCTCTGACAGAATTGTACCATCGGCAGTTTTACTTCCCCGCTGCACAGGTCCCTCTAGCTGAATCAAAGCAACGTGTGGCATCGGTACTTTCCAGAAATGATTCATATAAAGTGTATGACCAATACCAAAAATGACAGCTGTGACGATAGCGATCACTTTAAGCGTGTTAAACCGTGTCATCGTTTTAAAACGCTGCGTCATATCAGCAACTTGAGCTTTTAATGGTGGGCTTTCTTTTTTCTTCTTCTTGAAAAGTAACATAAAATCCTCCTAAACACGGGTATAGTGTCGAATAAGTGAAGATGTCGTCAATATCATGACCAAGATGAACATTAACGGTACATAATGCCAGTACGCGACACTGACCATTGGGATAATTAAATAGATAATAAAAAGGAAGATGCTAAGAGCAATGCTGTTGAGCATCACGCCACTCATCTTAATGTTCTGGATTTCAAAGACAGCTAATCGTATCTTGTAGTTGTAAAACGCATCCATCGCAAAGATAAACCATGCGACACCGCCTAATACGAACCACTCCCAAACAAAGTTAGCTCTAAATAACGCCCGATAAGACAGTAACTTAAAGTTTGTCACAAAAGCATTGGTAACATTGGTCACTTTTGCCAGAGCAACCGAGTAACTACTGTCGATTTGCCGATATATTTGTGTCTCTAAATAGCCGACGATACCGGACTCGATAAACATCGACTGATAACTAGAGTTAGTTCTCTCAATGGCTGTCCGATACTGACTATCGACAAGCGATTGTTGGGAGAGATGTATCTCACTGGCCACTTGCGACTGGAGTTCCTCCTCGTTTAGCCAAAACAGGCTATAGGCCAATGTGAAAAACAAGCTCAATATAATCAGAACAGGCGCAATGGTTTTATATTGATACCCTTTACCAATAAGGCTTTTATTGCCCTCGTCGATTAAATCATTTGTATCGTAAGATGACATAATGACCTCCTCATGCTACGCCAAGATTCAGGCTGCTTGCTATTGGGTTTGCTTGCGTGTTGCGCCCCATATGCGGCACAAATCCCCACAACACCAAATCACTGCGACTAAATACGCGAGCCAATACGATAGTTGCCAACGTGTTTTTATTTAAATCACTTAGCTCATTTTTGTAGCGATAAATGTTCACATCGCACTTCTGATGAACAGTGCAGAACTCATCATAGTTCAACTCAACGGGATCAAAGTGCAAGTTCATGATTTCATCCTTACGTGACCCACCTCGACGACCCGCCGAGGTGATATGCACGCTGTAGTTGAACATCTCGCCAAGTGCGGCAAAAATTTTATGGAACACTTGTTGTGACATCGACTTAAAATCAATTTCCTCTTTTTTCATGCACTCATAAAGATCAAGACTCTCGCAGAGTGTATCGATACTTAAAGAACGGTTTTTTTGACCGATATCAAAACCAACAACTTTGAAAAAATTCATAAAGAAACGTGGGAAGCTTGGCCACATCACTGAAACTTCTTTAAGCAGTGTGAGATGACGATGACCTAAATTTTTCGTAATTTGTGAAAAAGGTGGTAGTGGCTTTAATTTTATCTCTTTCATACCAACGCCTTATCGTGGTTCAACAGGTAGACGAACTAACGTTTTGTCGCCATTTGAAAATGAGCAGATTGCCTGTAAGTTCGGCAAGCCTGAAACGAGCTGTGGTGGAAATAGTGGTCGTTCCTGAGAGTCTTCTCTCATACCTCGGCCCCCTGAGAACTGACCAAATCCGTCATAGGTGTTAGATGTGTTACTGCGCATTTTGGTGTATTTAACAAGGTCGGCGTAACCAATTTTGTCTGAGATATATTCACGCGTTAACTGGTCTTCACAGCGGAAGCCAATTGTGTTTGCACAGAGTGATGTAATACGGTCTAGTTGCTCTTTAGGGAAATCTCCCAAGCCTTGTGAGGCGAGCGTTAATTGATATCGACTTTGACGACCAACCGCTAAGAGCGATAACAAAGTATCATTGATAGCACTATGGCCTTCATCAATATAGAAACTCACTTTCGGTAGTTGGCCACCATTTGAAAAGTTGTAGCGAGAAGCGGATGCCCCTGCGACGGCCGCTGACACCAATTTAGAAATAGAACCTGCAATGATGTCATCGGTTAGACCATCGGTAGCCATATAAAGTACACCACCGAGTTTGGCCAGTTCTTCAATGTTAACGATATTGGGATCATTGAGCTTTATATCTGCATTATTAGGCGAGAGGAGATTACCTAAAGGCTCAGAACAAAGCTGTTCTAACAGTGCATTAAGTGATGCTGTTTTAGAGGCAATGTCCGAGTCCGACTTAGAGAACTGGTCAATTATGCCCGACACTGAGGCATCACTCTGTGTTTTCGCCAATGTCAATTGATAATACCCCACCATCTTATCGAATAAGGTGGTGCCGGGGATTGTTTGGAATTGTGACTGCAAATCACTCTCCCACGTTTGACCAAAATGGTTTGTGTAGTAGCGTAATAAACACTTCTCTACCAATGTCCCCATCCCCTCACGCAGATAATATCTGAGTGTCTGAATGGTAATACGCTCGCCAATATAGTGAATGGCTTGGGCAACTTGGTTAACTCGTTCCCAACAGAAAGCACGGAAGACTTCCCCACTAGGGCCACCTGCAGGGATGCAGTTAACGATACGTGTGGCAACATCCGTCGTTCGGTTGATATTGGCTAAACAATCCACGATGCATGACTCACTTGGTCGAGCAGGAGAGAAATAATAGAAATCACGCTCTCTACCTTGACGCCTCATCTCATCTTCCAGCCCATAACGCAGCTCTGGTGTGTTTTTTGGATCGATAACGATGAGAAGGACTGGCTCTTTATCGTGTTGCCATAATTCGTTAAGAGCCATCATTTTCAAAATCGTTGTCTTTCCAGTCCCCGGCAAACCAACTATCAACGAATGTGCTCGCCATGTGTCATTTCTCACGGTGACCGTTTTCTCGTCGCCAAGTCCCATCAAAAAGGGCTCCCCGCCCAATTCTTCATTGAGTTGTTTGTTATACGGCACGATTTTTCTCATAAAGAATGGTACTTTGATTTCTCGACGAAATGAGGGCATGGAGAGCACTTTATACATGTCTGTTGCGTGCTCTGGGCCATAGTTATAGCCCGTGCCAAGATAAGTACGTTCTGGCGTTTTAGCTGCCTTTTTACGCGTTGCTTCTAATTTTTCTACAGTTAGCTGTGTGCTGACCAATTTAGCCTGACGTTTGAGAAGCGGCATGGCTTGTCTTATTCGGACAACAAACATCACTGCACAGACTAGGACGCACATCATCGAGAACATCATCGTGTCAGAGACTTGATAGCCATTGAACAACACATACATGCTCTCCAATCCACCCGCGATGAAATAGAACACCATTCCAATAAACCAAACTCTGGCTTGTTTTATCTCATACACCTCTCGAAATGAGTGCTCAATACTTTCTATTAGTCGATTAAATTTCATGAATCAACCTCCGTTTTGGTTGAGAAAAGTTCCAATAGACCAGAGCGGTCAACGCTTTCTTGGAAGAAATCAGGGATAAGGAACACGGTTTTGTCTTCACTGATACCCTCAAGAGCTTTAAATAACTCTCCATCCGCCGTGTACTTATCTGCTAGTTTTAAAATATGCACTTCAGGAATAGATGTCAGGTTCGATACCATCAGCATTAAAGACTGATTCACACCCAAGTAATCATCTGATATTCCTTGGATATTCTTAGGTACTCGGTAGTACTGGAGCTTAATATTTGAGCGAGAGTTCTCCAGTTTTTTCATGATAACGTTGGCATTGTCTTCACTAATGGTCAGATTGCGACTAGCGGCAAAGTGGCGAATAACTTTTTTAATAAAGCCTTTGGCTACATAAACAACATCTGCACGGGACTCAACGACAAGCAATGTCTTGGGCGTTACTTTAAATTGGGTTGAATGAAAGTAGTTAGCCAACATCAGAGCAAATGCATGATACTTTTCGCTAGGTACGATATTCATTTGACGCTGCACACCTGCACTAAATCGTGCTGCACGGCGTTTTGGATCATCACCCGATTTTGTTACCTGAAACGGTACCGGTTTTTTGTCTGCTTTTTTGGCTTTACTACTTTCTTCTTGATTGTCTGGATTAGTCTCAGATTGTGGAGGTGTGCTCGGAGAAGTACCTTGAGATGCAACTGCAGGTTCTCTCGCCTGTTCATCAGTAGTCGATGGCTTAACATTTTGGGTAGAAGGCTGGCCATTATTTTCTTTAGCCTTTTTCGCAGGTTTCTTTGCGGCTGGTTTGCGTCGACTGGTGAATGCTGTCGGTTTAGGCTCAGTATTAACAGTTGGCACTGTTTCTTTTGCATCCAGGTTAGATGAAGGCTCTTTTGAAGAATCTACTTTTGCACTGACCGATGCGGAATTTTTTGGATTTTCATCAACTGCAGGCTGCGGGACTTCAGGTTCAATGATTTCTTTAAAGACTGGCTTCTTAATTGTCGGTGTTGGACTTTTTACAGGGTGCCTGTTTTCATTGCCGGTTGTGCTGGACTGAGAAATGTCTTCTTGGCCACTGTGGTCATCTGTTGTTTGGTTATCAGCAACCTCGACTGCAGAAGACACCACATTATCGTCTGTATTGTCTGCCTTCTCACCTGTTTCGCCATACGTGAAAGGTGTTTGCGCTGTACCCAGTGAATAACTGTAATCGCCACTCGGTAATTTTAAGGTTAA
This window harbors:
- the cueO gene encoding multicopper oxidase CueO — translated: MNRRNLMKLMLGSAGLMMTPLSFAVESLKRKELFVPPILEPSSNGTFVLNFQYGHKYFIAGKATKTLGFNGNYLGPVIRAKQGQDIKLNVNNNLKEDVTLHWHGLIIPGSLDGGPHQIIKPSKTWKVSLPIKQEASTCWYHPHIYPKTSELVAKGLAGLFIIEDKNSDTLPLPKAWGIDDIPIIIQDRKFNDDGSFNYKLLDIPTVSTGYVGDKVLVNGDIYPEKEVPSGWIRFRVLNGSNARSYNVTISDKRAFYVIASDGGFLNSPVKVTELPILAGERYEILISTKDKKSFDLMSLPFNQMGMTMAPFNKPYSIMSFIVNSNKAPGKLPQTLNSIPPININSVKKNRMLTLGMDERLDSQAMMLMNKKMEPMKGMKIADSPSENTMHKKSIMSNTQWLTQEELKVANSINGRSFTMDHIEFTAKKGDYELWTISTGKDTMLHPFHAHGCQFRVISLNNESIPPYLTGWKDTVVVKGKTQILVKFSELADKNAPYMAHCHILEHEDTGMMTQFCVR
- a CDS encoding IS4 family transposase, with the translated sequence MSLFNTEQWAANHFANTELGDKRRTDRLKQVASQLASAASKSLARTCEGDESKLEGAYRLIRNENVSASVIRANGFNYTAQLAADVPEILALEDTTSLSYRHSIAPQLGKLGKETDTSRGWWVHSVMLLDSSTSKTLGLIHQDWWCRPNDPNDADEKESGKWADASHFTRQRLKTHMSRVISVCDREADIMSYLADKQSHAERFVVRAKHSRKLIDESKLFAQMDSQPMTGGYTVAIPQKGMKGARGKTKNRVSRTANLTLKASSVTVKFNGQEHILNAVYAQESGTTQENEKLSWLLLTSEPIDTLEQQLHIIDIYTTRWRIEDFHKAWKTGAGVERLRMTSPDNLERAASILAFEGIRLLQLREIMTLSLYLRKKGKREEAEELEKQSCHHVLEKDEWRILMQHYKPRGHKGKNAPSLKWAYQSIAKLGGFTVTKRTGMASWTTIWEGWDKLQSQVQGYRVAKAIFEAEGSL
- the dinG gene encoding ATP-dependent DNA helicase DinG, which gives rise to MDREVVDILIKIFDRCADIIPNYRGRDSQKRLAWEIAKSVTEEKGVILAEAGTGVGKSLAYLIGAVPPALGNKKVIISTGTIALQEQLIQKDLPLFSTLFDVPFKYALVKGRANYICKHALLDALGRDASFGTMFPDDSREHQTFLTMQSLLDSNEWNGDKETYPHAIPAGLWQEVQSDRYRCKKHLGHSECPFNLVRDNLDEMDVLVVNHALLLADLNLKEGGGVILPAAEDSIYVIDEAHHLSDIARESTSGRFSIKGQIEMLDGVNKAIKRHIKTINSMGNQATFISSMTTEMKSLSPLMQDSNALLNQLDELFAANPNLFKDNGSYIIRDPNKELLAPLSDYRNVTNNLIKTIKKIIQLIDKEMKDTQSLSTKHATMLSDWHFYGGRYETVEMVLTGFLSGDEDTQFANWVDKKSNTDSFQLNSTVLSPGEILSSKLWEHASHVVLTSATLSSLNNFNLFKQEVGSPEHAQLLKLDSPFNYQQSAILHLPDIEVSPSDATAFTEYLSKNLLEKSVGQHKAILVLFCSYWQMNQVCNAIKEKAEKQGFSLLKQGDKSKSELIKQHKSIIDNGGKSLLCGVSSLSEGLDLPRQYVTNVIITKLPFAMPNSPLATVVSENIAAQGRKPFFDLTLPTTARALTQSVGRLIRSEDDTGIVVILDNRLTTKGYGKQIINSLPPFKINNAYP
- a CDS encoding type II toxin-antitoxin system prevent-host-death family antitoxin; translation: MKASTIYAQKAISSSEARKHFKDCLSGEPVVILSNNEPAGYMMSASFFESLMKALESKNATSISSFRPMSARLEAIAHLNVSALENIDNTQLGEFEE
- a CDS encoding type II toxin-antitoxin system YafO family toxin; the encoded protein is MSLRQKIRVFKHKILIESLTQNELDALVNDFKSYKETGVIPEFFGRDEPYNHPHTLPILKTEEVKHIHLATEDAPFLQSIQFYQTSDKHLVYCQGWNNPHCYLLIAILAPNAHEQARNRTIMFNLGKIAEIFRQQF
- a CDS encoding S49 family peptidase, yielding MLLFKKKKKESPPLKAQVADMTQRFKTMTRFNTLKVIAIVTAVIFGIGHTLYMNHFWKVPMPHVALIQLEGPVQRGSKTADGTILSEAIKKAMNDPLAHAIIIEANSPGGSPVQAEILHQTMMDMRDTTAKPIFFSVGEVCASACLYMASAADMVFAHRNSMIGSIGVRMDSWGFDKILAKLDIERRTLSAGKNKTLLDPYLPENAEAVAHVKSKILAPLYVEFKDALIEGRGDKLQIDNPNLFTGYIWTGKEAMDLGFVDEIKTHFQLREEVLEQYQLDTIQNYTRKPFSIKSLLTSEFWAEVVSKAIDIKLNETSVYNISY
- a CDS encoding DUF4400 domain-containing protein; protein product: MSSYDTNDLIDEGNKSLIGKGYQYKTIAPVLIILSLFFTLAYSLFWLNEEELQSQVASEIHLSQQSLVDSQYRTAIERTNSSYQSMFIESGIVGYLETQIYRQIDSSYSVALAKVTNVTNAFVTNFKLLSYRALFRANFVWEWFVLGGVAWFIFAMDAFYNYKIRLAVFEIQNIKMSGVMLNSIALSIFLFIIYLIIPMVSVAYWHYVPLMFILVMILTTSSLIRHYTRV
- the traD gene encoding conjugative transfer system coupling protein TraD (Members of this protein family are the putative conjugative coupling factor, TraD, as the term is used for the SXT and TOL plasmid systems.); the protein is MKFNRLIESIEHSFREVYEIKQARVWFIGMVFYFIAGGLESMYVLFNGYQVSDTMMFSMMCVLVCAVMFVVRIRQAMPLLKRQAKLVSTQLTVEKLEATRKKAAKTPERTYLGTGYNYGPEHATDMYKVLSMPSFRREIKVPFFMRKIVPYNKQLNEELGGEPFLMGLGDEKTVTVRNDTWRAHSLIVGLPGTGKTTILKMMALNELWQHDKEPVLLIVIDPKNTPELRYGLEDEMRRQGRERDFYYFSPARPSESCIVDCLANINRTTDVATRIVNCIPAGGPSGEVFRAFCWERVNQVAQAIHYIGERITIQTLRYYLREGMGTLVEKCLLRYYTNHFGQTWESDLQSQFQTIPGTTLFDKMVGYYQLTLAKTQSDASVSGIIDQFSKSDSDIASKTASLNALLEQLCSEPLGNLLSPNNADIKLNDPNIVNIEELAKLGGVLYMATDGLTDDIIAGSISKLVSAAVAGASASRYNFSNGGQLPKVSFYIDEGHSAINDTLLSLLAVGRQSRYQLTLASQGLGDFPKEQLDRITSLCANTIGFRCEDQLTREYISDKIGYADLVKYTKMRSNTSNTYDGFGQFSGGRGMREDSQERPLFPPQLVSGLPNLQAICSFSNGDKTLVRLPVEPR